Proteins from one Streptosporangium becharense genomic window:
- a CDS encoding DUF1684 domain-containing protein: MSATAPAHVVESARAGWDAWRASRLTSLTAPTGNLALVETRWSAPGEEAPAEDTAEDTPTGRPDGVTVTRLERRDLVTGQVQHGIRQWDAASPAIRHFTTVDAFPFDPRWVTEAVFTPVSESRVFPFEHIRDGGATRDLVVPGDLAVSLGGVSYTLSAFDDGGSLLLVFADPTNGVTTYGAGRFLLVRRPAGEERVVLDFNRAFVPPCGFSVHYNCPLPPPQNRLHVPVEAGEKLPVFRDGYQVH, from the coding sequence ATGTCCGCAACGGCCCCCGCGCACGTCGTCGAGTCCGCCCGCGCAGGCTGGGACGCCTGGCGTGCGTCCCGCCTCACCTCCCTCACCGCACCCACGGGAAACCTCGCGCTCGTCGAGACCCGCTGGTCGGCCCCGGGCGAGGAGGCCCCCGCTGAGGACACGGCCGAGGACACGCCGACCGGGCGGCCGGACGGGGTGACGGTCACCAGGCTGGAGCGGCGTGACCTCGTCACCGGCCAGGTGCAGCACGGCATCCGCCAATGGGACGCCGCCTCCCCGGCGATCCGGCACTTCACCACCGTCGACGCCTTCCCCTTCGACCCCCGCTGGGTGACCGAGGCCGTCTTCACCCCGGTCTCCGAGTCGCGGGTCTTCCCGTTCGAGCACATCCGCGACGGCGGCGCCACCCGCGACCTCGTCGTTCCCGGCGACCTCGCCGTCTCCCTGGGCGGCGTCTCGTACACGCTGAGCGCGTTCGACGACGGCGGGTCGCTCCTGCTGGTCTTCGCCGACCCGACCAACGGCGTGACCACCTACGGCGCCGGCCGGTTCCTGCTGGTGCGGCGCCCGGCCGGCGAGGAGCGGGTCGTGCTCGACTTCAACCGCGCCTTCGTCCCGCCCTGCGGGTTCTCCGTGCACTACAACTGTCCGCTGCCACCGCCGCAGAACCGCCTGCACGTGCCGGTCGAGGCGGGCGAGAAGCTGCCCGTCTTCCGCGACGGCTACCAGGTGCACTGA
- a CDS encoding ABC transporter substrate-binding protein → MKRTTTSLIGAALAAALALAGCGSGSGSGGSASGGGSASAAPAGAFDPNATIEIGSLYEPQNLDNTGGGGQGVTEAFNGNVYEGLFRLTDDGKVENLLAEKHEVSSDGLTYTFTLRDGVKFHSGDPLTAADVKYSIEKVTAKDSQSARKSSLSVIKSVETPDDRTVAVKLSDKSISFVYNLSYIWVVNDAAKDLAKSEDGTGPYKLGEWKRGSTLSLVPFDGYWGTAPTNKGVVFHYFTSATALNNALLTDAVDVVTSEQSPDALEQFANNPAYKVNDGQSTTKLLLAFNDRVKPFDNKLVRKAVSSAIDDRKLLNSIWGDYGTLIGSMVPPTDPWYEDLTAVDPYDVELAKKQLAEAGLAGGFEFTLDTPNYDPHPTVATFIKGELAKIGVNVTINVITADEWYTKVFKNRDFSATLQEHVNDRDVVWYGNPDFYWGYDNPEVTKLVAEAERSDTAEQQTELLKKANRQIAEDAASDWLYLYPQIVVASSKLSGYPVNGLNSQFPAYAIKKG, encoded by the coding sequence GTGAAAAGGACGACGACCTCGCTCATCGGAGCCGCCCTCGCGGCCGCGCTGGCCCTGGCGGGCTGCGGCTCCGGCTCCGGTTCCGGGGGGAGCGCCTCCGGGGGCGGCTCGGCGAGCGCCGCGCCGGCGGGCGCGTTCGACCCGAACGCGACGATCGAGATCGGCTCGCTCTACGAGCCGCAGAACCTCGACAACACCGGCGGCGGCGGACAGGGCGTGACCGAGGCGTTCAACGGCAACGTCTACGAGGGCCTGTTCCGGCTGACCGACGACGGCAAGGTCGAGAACCTGCTCGCCGAGAAACACGAGGTCAGCTCCGACGGCCTGACCTACACCTTCACGCTGCGTGACGGCGTGAAGTTCCACTCGGGCGACCCCCTCACCGCCGCCGACGTGAAGTACAGCATCGAGAAGGTCACCGCGAAGGACTCGCAGTCGGCCCGCAAGAGCAGCCTGTCCGTGATCAAGAGCGTCGAGACCCCGGACGACCGCACGGTCGCCGTGAAGCTGTCCGACAAGTCGATCTCGTTCGTCTACAACCTCAGCTACATCTGGGTCGTCAACGACGCCGCGAAGGACCTCGCGAAGTCCGAGGACGGAACCGGCCCCTACAAGCTCGGCGAGTGGAAGCGCGGCTCCACGCTGAGCCTGGTGCCCTTCGACGGCTACTGGGGCACCGCCCCGACCAACAAGGGCGTGGTGTTCCACTACTTCACCTCGGCGACCGCGCTCAACAACGCGCTGCTCACCGACGCGGTGGACGTCGTCACCAGCGAGCAGAGCCCGGACGCGCTGGAGCAGTTCGCGAACAACCCGGCCTACAAGGTCAACGACGGCCAGTCCACGACCAAGCTCCTGCTGGCCTTCAACGACCGGGTCAAGCCGTTCGACAACAAGCTCGTCCGCAAGGCCGTCAGCTCCGCCATCGACGACCGCAAGCTGCTCAACTCCATCTGGGGCGACTACGGCACGCTCATCGGCTCCATGGTCCCGCCGACCGACCCGTGGTACGAGGACCTGACCGCGGTCGACCCCTACGACGTGGAGCTGGCCAAGAAGCAGCTCGCCGAGGCGGGCCTCGCCGGCGGGTTCGAGTTCACCCTCGACACCCCCAACTACGACCCGCACCCCACCGTCGCCACGTTCATCAAGGGCGAGCTGGCCAAGATCGGCGTCAACGTCACGATCAACGTCATCACCGCCGACGAGTGGTACACCAAGGTGTTCAAGAACCGCGACTTCAGCGCGACGCTCCAGGAGCACGTCAACGACCGCGACGTGGTCTGGTACGGCAACCCCGACTTCTACTGGGGCTACGACAACCCCGAGGTGACCAAGCTCGTGGCCGAGGCCGAGCGCTCGGACACCGCCGAGCAGCAGACCGAGCTGCTCAAGAAGGCCAACCGGCAGATCGCCGAGGACGCCGCCAGCGACTGGCTCTACCTCTACCCGCAGATCGTAGTGGCCTCCTCGAAGCTGTCCGGCTACCCGGTCAACGGCCTCAACTCGCAGTTCCCCGCCTACGCCATCAAGAAGGGCTGA
- a CDS encoding ABC transporter permease, translating to MITYLLRRAAFLVVSLLLACVVLFLLLRLLPGDPANALLSVGATPEQIEAARHRIGSDRPLPEQFATWVGQMASLDLGESFVSTLPVGPEIAARLVVTVPLTLLSFTLAVVVAVPVGFVAAHRAHTWYGSLLSGFSQLGIAVPVFWVGMLLITVFALQLRVLPAGGFPRDDWADPVAALTSLALPVVTVALVMSASLIRYVRSATVDVLGSDYLRTFRALGSSFTGAMWRHGLRNAAVPVVSILGIELATTFLGAVVVESVFVLPGLGGMLVKGIAQHDYPVIQGILFVSTFAVLLIGFAADLVQRLIDPRLRGSATGGRR from the coding sequence ATGATCACTTACCTGTTGCGGCGGGCGGCGTTCCTCGTCGTCTCGCTCCTCCTCGCCTGCGTCGTGCTGTTCCTGCTGCTGCGGCTGCTGCCCGGCGACCCTGCCAACGCGCTGCTCTCGGTGGGCGCCACCCCCGAGCAGATCGAGGCCGCCCGGCACCGGATCGGCTCGGACCGCCCGCTGCCGGAGCAGTTCGCCACCTGGGTCGGCCAGATGGCGAGCCTCGACCTCGGCGAGTCCTTCGTCAGCACCCTCCCGGTCGGCCCGGAGATCGCCGCCCGCCTGGTCGTGACCGTCCCGCTCACGCTGCTGTCCTTCACGCTGGCGGTCGTCGTCGCCGTCCCGGTCGGTTTCGTCGCCGCGCACCGCGCGCACACCTGGTACGGGTCCCTGCTCAGCGGGTTCTCTCAGCTGGGCATCGCGGTGCCGGTCTTCTGGGTGGGCATGCTGCTGATCACCGTCTTCGCGCTCCAGTTGCGCGTGCTGCCCGCCGGAGGGTTCCCCCGGGACGACTGGGCCGACCCGGTCGCGGCCCTGACCTCGCTGGCCCTGCCCGTCGTCACCGTGGCCCTCGTCATGTCCGCCTCGCTCATCCGCTACGTCCGCTCCGCCACCGTCGACGTGCTGGGCAGCGACTACCTGCGGACGTTCCGGGCGCTCGGCTCCTCCTTCACCGGGGCGATGTGGCGGCACGGCCTGCGCAACGCGGCCGTGCCCGTCGTGTCGATCCTCGGCATCGAGCTGGCCACCACCTTCCTCGGCGCCGTCGTGGTCGAGAGCGTCTTCGTCCTGCCCGGCCTCGGCGGGATGCTGGTCAAGGGGATCGCCCAGCACGACTACCCGGTCATCCAGGGCATCCTGTTCGTCAGCACGTTCGCGGTGCTGCTGATCGGCTTCGCCGCCGACCTCGTCCAGCGGCTCATCGACCCGCGGCTGCGCGGCTCCGCGACGGGAGGCAGGCGGTGA
- a CDS encoding ABC transporter permease has protein sequence MKTPSGQPVATPAEASVETSPKAPAGASARRVARSRRSVTLVAGCVLAGLVVAIAVVSLVWLPYAPDDTSGDRLMPPGAAHPLGTDKLGRDLLTQLMIGARIALTVGIGSVLLGGVLGVLGGLAAGFATRWLDDTVAALLDILIAFPTLLLAMLVVAVQSASLWSAVVAIGLGMSAVVARLTRVLVKRVLAQDYITAARTSGTSWPRVVTEHVLPNIWPTLLVNLALQLGLAVLAEASLSYLGLGPPPPNASWGRMLQEAQTTVLTAPVGAVAPGVLLVMLVVGVNLIADGLRDVADPTRRRTR, from the coding sequence GTGAAGACCCCATCCGGGCAGCCGGTCGCAACCCCGGCCGAGGCGTCGGTGGAGACGTCGCCCAAAGCACCGGCCGGGGCATCCGCGCGGCGTGTCGCCCGGTCACGCCGGTCCGTCACCCTGGTGGCCGGCTGCGTGCTCGCCGGCCTGGTCGTCGCCATCGCCGTCGTCTCGCTCGTCTGGCTCCCGTACGCCCCCGACGACACCTCCGGCGACCGGCTCATGCCGCCGGGTGCGGCCCACCCGCTGGGCACCGACAAGCTCGGCCGGGACCTGCTCACCCAGCTCATGATCGGTGCGAGGATCGCGCTGACGGTGGGGATCGGCTCGGTCCTGCTCGGCGGGGTGCTCGGCGTGCTCGGCGGCCTGGCGGCGGGCTTCGCCACCAGGTGGCTCGACGACACCGTCGCGGCGCTGCTCGACATCCTCATCGCCTTCCCGACCCTGCTGCTGGCGATGCTGGTCGTCGCGGTGCAGTCGGCGTCGCTGTGGTCGGCGGTCGTCGCGATCGGCCTCGGCATGTCCGCCGTCGTGGCCAGGCTGACCCGCGTGCTCGTCAAACGGGTGCTGGCGCAGGACTACATCACGGCCGCCCGCACCTCGGGGACCTCCTGGCCGCGGGTGGTGACCGAGCACGTCCTGCCCAACATCTGGCCGACCCTGCTGGTCAACCTGGCGTTGCAGCTCGGCCTCGCGGTGCTGGCGGAGGCGTCCCTGTCCTACCTGGGGCTGGGGCCGCCCCCGCCGAACGCCTCGTGGGGCAGGATGCTCCAGGAGGCCCAGACGACCGTGCTCACCGCGCCGGTCGGCGCCGTCGCGCCCGGCGTGCTGCTGGTCATGCTCGTCGTCGGCGTGAACCTGATCGCCGACGGCCTGCGCGACGTGGCCGACCCCACCCGGCGGAGGACGCGATGA
- a CDS encoding ATP-binding cassette domain-containing protein, producing the protein MTPPGATETLLDVTGLGIRSADGRDLVSGLTFGIPSSSRLGLIGESGSGKSLTALAIMGLLPPGMTASGSITLDTPGTGRTEVVGAAERHLRKIRGRVASVVFQEPLTALDPLMRVGRQLAEPIRRRRGLRGAALRAAVTAALTEVRLPEPERIARAYPHEISGGQRQRVAIAMALACEPALLIADEPTTALDVTVQAEVLALLDGLVSARGMALLFISHDLAVVSGITDRVLVLKDGRAVESGTVLEVVNAPEHPYTRSLVAGARELDDALDWTTR; encoded by the coding sequence ATGACCCCACCCGGCGCCACGGAGACCCTGCTCGACGTCACGGGACTCGGCATCCGCTCCGCGGACGGCCGCGACCTCGTCTCCGGCCTCACCTTCGGCATCCCGTCCTCCTCCAGGCTCGGCCTCATCGGCGAGTCCGGATCGGGCAAGTCGCTGACCGCTCTGGCGATCATGGGACTGCTCCCGCCCGGGATGACCGCCTCCGGAAGCATCACACTGGACACGCCCGGGACGGGCCGGACGGAGGTCGTCGGCGCGGCCGAGCGGCACCTGCGGAAGATCCGCGGCCGGGTCGCGTCGGTGGTCTTCCAGGAGCCGCTGACGGCACTCGACCCGCTCATGAGGGTCGGCCGCCAGCTCGCCGAGCCCATCAGGCGCCGGCGTGGCCTGCGCGGCGCGGCCCTGCGCGCCGCCGTCACCGCCGCCCTGACGGAGGTCAGGCTGCCCGAACCCGAGCGCATCGCGCGGGCGTACCCGCACGAGATCTCCGGCGGCCAGCGTCAGCGCGTCGCCATCGCCATGGCCCTGGCCTGCGAACCCGCGCTGCTCATCGCCGACGAGCCGACCACGGCCCTGGACGTGACCGTCCAGGCCGAGGTGCTCGCGCTGCTGGACGGCCTGGTCTCGGCCCGCGGCATGGCCCTGCTGTTCATCAGCCACGACCTCGCGGTCGTCTCCGGCATCACCGACCGGGTGCTCGTCCTCAAGGACGGCCGGGCCGTCGAGTCGGGAACCGTCCTGGAGGTCGTGAACGCGCCGGAGCACCCGTACACCCGCTCGCTGGTGGCCGGCGCCCGCGAGCTCGACGACGCACTGGATTGGACGACCCGATGA
- a CDS encoding ABC transporter ATP-binding protein: MTKDGAAPPARDAAASPIPDAAVPPILEAREAGFAYRGGTPVLSDISVQVLAGRSTALVGESGAGKTTLLRLLLGLATPTSGRVLFDGAPLSPRDRVRMRAFRRSVQMVFQDPYSSLDPRQRVGRIVAEPLRSLGVVPRGRSGAALAELRVATALESVGLPPDAAHRYPHEFSGGQRQRIAIARAIVCEPRVLLADEPVSALDVSTRVRVIDLLAELRDSHGLTVVMVSHDLAVVALLCQYTAVLERGRVVEQGETAAVLGSPRHPYTRRLIDSVPRLPTRP, encoded by the coding sequence GTGACGAAAGACGGCGCGGCCCCGCCGGCCCGGGACGCGGCGGCTTCGCCCATCCCGGACGCCGCGGTTCCACCGATCCTGGAGGCGCGCGAAGCGGGCTTCGCCTACCGGGGCGGCACCCCCGTGCTCTCCGACATCTCGGTCCAGGTGCTCGCCGGACGCAGCACGGCGCTGGTCGGCGAGTCCGGCGCGGGCAAGACGACGCTGCTCCGGCTCCTGCTCGGCCTGGCCACGCCCACGTCGGGTCGCGTCCTCTTCGACGGGGCGCCGCTCTCCCCGCGTGACCGCGTCCGGATGCGGGCGTTCCGGCGCAGCGTGCAGATGGTGTTCCAGGACCCGTACTCCTCGCTCGACCCCCGGCAGCGGGTCGGCAGGATCGTCGCCGAACCGCTGCGCTCGCTGGGCGTGGTGCCCCGGGGCCGGAGCGGCGCGGCGCTCGCCGAACTCCGCGTCGCCACCGCGCTGGAGTCCGTCGGGCTGCCGCCCGACGCCGCGCACCGCTATCCGCACGAGTTCTCCGGCGGCCAGCGCCAGCGCATCGCCATCGCGCGGGCCATCGTGTGCGAGCCCCGGGTGCTGCTCGCCGACGAACCCGTCAGCGCGCTGGACGTCTCCACCCGCGTCCGGGTCATCGACCTGCTGGCCGAGCTGCGCGACAGCCACGGCCTCACCGTCGTGATGGTCTCCCACGACCTGGCCGTGGTCGCGCTGCTCTGCCAGTACACGGCGGTCCTGGAACGCGGGCGGGTCGTGGAGCAGGGTGAGACCGCGGCCGTGCTCGGCTCCCCACGCCACCCCTACACCCGCCGCCTGATCGACAGCGTCCCGAGGCTGCCCACCCGCCCCTGA
- a CDS encoding cupin — protein MTDVLALAEEHLALAKGNPHGRSTHTYVNEGLLRQALIALTAGTALGDHDAPPAASLHVLSGRVRLIDDEKSLELRTGHAAPIPQRRHSLEADEDSVVILTSVVNVPD, from the coding sequence ATGACCGACGTACTGGCCCTCGCCGAGGAACATCTGGCTCTGGCCAAGGGGAACCCGCACGGCCGCAGCACCCACACCTACGTCAACGAGGGGCTGCTGCGCCAGGCGCTCATCGCCCTCACCGCGGGGACGGCCCTCGGCGACCACGACGCCCCGCCGGCCGCGAGCCTGCACGTGCTCTCCGGGCGGGTACGGCTCATCGACGACGAAAAAAGCCTGGAACTGCGCACGGGGCACGCCGCCCCCATCCCGCAGCGGCGCCACTCGCTGGAGGCCGACGAGGACTCCGTGGTCATCCTCACCAGCGTCGTCAACGTCCCCGACTGA
- a CDS encoding ATP-binding protein: MTRQSPRPAEAREATAPTPPPSRAHALAAEDLRYPAGSLVLLAGLPGAGKSTLLDRLYGLRGDEKEPVRADGAWVIDSRQARNWWAPHLRVLPPRIRIPFVYATHVWRISRVLLGGGHGTVAHTRGTWPHILYGFAWLARRAGGEVHLILLDVDPEVAREGQVARGRVVTDATFARHCRRWRSIVGRARDGALPPAAGVTVLDRPGADRLRAIRFDERRAA; this comes from the coding sequence ATGACGAGACAGTCCCCCCGTCCCGCCGAGGCGCGTGAGGCGACCGCGCCGACCCCGCCTCCCTCCCGCGCTCATGCCCTCGCCGCCGAGGACCTGCGTTACCCGGCCGGGTCGCTGGTGCTCCTCGCCGGCCTGCCTGGCGCGGGCAAGAGCACCCTGCTCGACCGGCTGTACGGGCTGCGCGGCGACGAGAAGGAGCCGGTGCGCGCGGACGGGGCATGGGTGATCGACTCCCGGCAGGCCCGTAACTGGTGGGCGCCTCACCTGCGGGTCCTGCCGCCCCGCATCCGCATCCCGTTCGTGTACGCCACCCACGTGTGGCGGATCTCGCGCGTCCTGCTGGGCGGCGGGCACGGCACCGTCGCGCACACCAGGGGCACCTGGCCGCACATCCTGTACGGCTTCGCCTGGCTGGCCAGGCGGGCGGGCGGCGAGGTCCACCTGATCCTGCTCGACGTGGATCCGGAGGTGGCCCGGGAGGGGCAGGTCGCCCGCGGCCGGGTCGTCACCGACGCCACCTTCGCCCGGCACTGCCGCCGCTGGCGGTCGATCGTCGGCCGCGCTCGCGACGGTGCCCTCCCCCCGGCCGCGGGTGTGACGGTCCTGGACCGCCCGGGAGCCGACCGGTTGCGCGCCATCCGTTTCGACGAGCGGCGGGCCGCCTGA
- a CDS encoding cytochrome P450, which translates to MPDLDNTFLLLLEGYGWLPARRRRTPKEVVRTRVMGQRAVALCGPDAARFFYDEDHVERSTALPGPVKSTLFGDGAVHTLDGTAHRVRKAMFTSLMTDAGIAALVDATAAAWDKAAASWSGGHRVVLFDETARILTRAVCPWAGIPLDEDDVPDLAADLVAMVDGFATLGPRHWRARRARARREAWLGRLVEDVREGTVAAPPGSPLRVAARHRDADGELLDPRVAAVELLNVIRPTVAVTWFVTFAAHALHRWPRHRATLRDGDTAFAEAFTHEVRRFYPFAPFVGGRAVRDLSWRGEPIPAGALVLLDVYGQNHDPGLWENPYTFDPERFVGRDIGVFDLIPQGGGDPGTGHRCPGEAITVSLLRTLIPKLAGLDYDVPEQDLSISLRRVPARPASGFVLSAARPATTGRPAARLEPGAARS; encoded by the coding sequence ATGCCCGATCTCGACAACACTTTTCTCCTGCTGCTCGAAGGTTACGGCTGGCTGCCCGCCCGGCGGCGGCGCACCCCGAAGGAGGTGGTGCGCACCCGGGTGATGGGGCAGCGCGCCGTGGCCCTGTGCGGGCCGGACGCGGCGCGCTTCTTCTACGACGAGGACCACGTCGAGCGGAGTACGGCGCTGCCAGGCCCGGTGAAGAGCACCCTGTTCGGCGACGGGGCGGTGCACACCCTGGACGGAACCGCCCACCGCGTGCGCAAGGCCATGTTCACCTCCCTCATGACCGACGCGGGCATCGCCGCCCTCGTGGACGCCACCGCCGCGGCCTGGGACAAAGCCGCGGCGTCGTGGAGCGGCGGGCACCGGGTCGTGCTCTTCGACGAGACCGCCAGGATCCTGACCCGGGCGGTCTGCCCGTGGGCGGGGATCCCGCTGGACGAGGACGACGTGCCGGACCTCGCCGCCGACCTGGTGGCCATGGTGGACGGGTTCGCCACTCTCGGGCCGCGGCACTGGCGGGCGCGGCGGGCCCGCGCGCGCCGCGAGGCGTGGCTGGGCCGCCTGGTGGAGGACGTGCGGGAGGGCACCGTCGCTGCGCCGCCCGGCTCCCCCCTCCGCGTGGCCGCCCGCCACCGGGACGCCGACGGCGAACTCCTCGACCCCCGGGTGGCGGCGGTGGAACTGCTCAACGTCATCCGCCCGACCGTGGCCGTGACCTGGTTCGTCACGTTCGCCGCGCACGCCCTGCACCGCTGGCCCCGCCATCGCGCGACGCTGCGGGACGGCGACACCGCGTTCGCCGAGGCGTTCACCCATGAGGTGCGGCGTTTCTACCCGTTCGCGCCGTTCGTCGGAGGCAGGGCGGTCCGGGACCTCTCCTGGCGCGGCGAGCCGATCCCCGCCGGCGCGCTCGTCCTGCTCGACGTCTACGGCCAGAACCACGACCCCGGACTCTGGGAGAACCCCTACACCTTCGACCCGGAGCGGTTCGTCGGCCGGGACATCGGCGTGTTCGACCTGATCCCGCAGGGCGGCGGCGATCCGGGCACCGGTCACCGGTGCCCCGGCGAGGCCATCACCGTCAGCCTGCTGCGGACCTTGATCCCGAAGCTGGCCGGGCTGGACTACGACGTCCCCGAGCAGGACCTGTCCATCTCGCTGCGGCGCGTTCCGGCCCGCCCCGCCAGCGGCTTCGTGCTGAGCGCCGCGCGTCCCGCCACGACCGGACGCCCCGCCGCCCGGCTTGAGCCCGGCGCCGCACGGTCCTGA
- the eda gene encoding bifunctional 4-hydroxy-2-oxoglutarate aldolase/2-dehydro-3-deoxy-phosphogluconate aldolase has protein sequence MSLLDIAPVVPVVVIDDLETAVPLARALVTGGLPVIEVTLRTPVGLEAIRRIAAEVPDAVIGAGTVRTPQDVAASVEAGSKFLVSPGSTPALVDAFEASGVPFLAGVATASEVMALAERGVTEMKFFPAEPAGGLAYLKALGGPLPQVRFCPTGGIRLATAPDYLALPNVGCVGGTWLTPADALASGDYARIEKLAAEAAALR, from the coding sequence ATGAGCCTGCTCGACATCGCCCCGGTCGTCCCGGTCGTCGTCATCGACGACCTGGAGACCGCCGTCCCCCTGGCGCGTGCCCTGGTCACGGGCGGCCTGCCCGTCATCGAGGTGACCCTGCGCACCCCCGTCGGCCTGGAGGCCATCCGGCGCATCGCCGCCGAGGTCCCCGACGCGGTCATCGGGGCGGGCACCGTGCGCACCCCGCAGGACGTGGCCGCCTCCGTGGAAGCCGGGTCGAAGTTCCTGGTCAGCCCGGGGAGCACCCCGGCCCTGGTCGACGCCTTCGAGGCGAGCGGCGTGCCGTTCCTGGCCGGTGTGGCGACCGCGTCGGAGGTCATGGCGCTGGCCGAGCGCGGAGTGACCGAGATGAAGTTCTTCCCGGCCGAGCCCGCCGGCGGCCTGGCCTACCTCAAGGCGCTGGGCGGCCCGCTCCCGCAGGTCCGGTTCTGCCCGACGGGCGGCATCAGGCTCGCGACGGCCCCCGACTACCTGGCGCTGCCGAACGTCGGCTGCGTGGGCGGGACCTGGCTCACCCCGGCCGACGCGCTGGCCTCCGGCGACTACGCCCGCATCGAGAAGCTCGCCGCCGAGGCGGCCGCGCTGCGCTGA
- the glk gene encoding glucokinase: MSLPWLVADVGGTNARFGLVTEPGGHPESVAVLAGADHGGLPEAVAAYLADHAGGVLPGAACIAIAGPVEGDRYHLTNAGWTGSARELGIPNVWLLNDFEALAASLPHLGGGDLVALGGPEPSRGVKAVLGPGTGLGVGGLVPAGDDWVPLPCEGGHVTMPVRDELDREILRALRADGLEYPVAEHLLSGPGLSRLHRALALVRGVDAPRLPAADVVARMDDSLCAETVEVFCGMLGTFAGNVALTLGARGGVYVGGGVLPRIVDRVAASGFRRRFEASPTLHDYLADIPTLLIVAAQPALTGAAAWLDRRLATMEYT, translated from the coding sequence GTGAGCCTTCCCTGGCTCGTCGCCGACGTCGGCGGCACCAACGCCCGGTTCGGTCTGGTCACCGAGCCGGGCGGACACCCGGAGTCGGTGGCCGTGCTCGCCGGCGCCGACCACGGCGGCCTGCCCGAGGCCGTGGCCGCCTACCTGGCGGACCACGCGGGCGGAGTGCTGCCCGGGGCGGCGTGCATCGCGATCGCGGGGCCCGTCGAGGGCGACCGCTACCACCTGACGAACGCCGGCTGGACCGGGTCGGCGCGCGAGCTGGGCATCCCGAACGTGTGGCTGCTCAACGACTTCGAGGCCCTGGCCGCCTCCCTGCCCCACCTGGGCGGCGGTGACCTGGTCGCGCTGGGCGGTCCCGAGCCCTCGCGCGGCGTCAAGGCCGTGCTCGGCCCGGGGACCGGCCTCGGCGTGGGCGGCCTGGTACCGGCCGGGGACGACTGGGTGCCGCTGCCCTGCGAGGGCGGGCACGTGACGATGCCCGTCCGCGACGAACTGGACCGGGAGATCCTCCGGGCCCTGCGCGCCGACGGGCTGGAGTACCCGGTGGCCGAGCACCTGCTGTCCGGGCCCGGGCTGTCGCGTCTGCACCGTGCGCTGGCGCTGGTACGCGGCGTGGACGCGCCGCGGTTGCCGGCCGCGGACGTCGTGGCCAGGATGGACGACTCGCTGTGCGCGGAGACCGTCGAGGTCTTCTGCGGCATGCTCGGCACCTTCGCCGGGAACGTCGCGCTGACCCTGGGGGCCCGCGGCGGGGTCTACGTGGGCGGCGGGGTGCTGCCGCGTATCGTGGACCGGGTCGCCGCCAGTGGTTTCCGCCGCCGGTTCGAGGCGTCCCCCACCCTGCACGACTACCTCGCCGACATCCCCACACTGCTGATCGTGGCCGCCCAGCCCGCCCTGACCGGCGCCGCGGCGTGGCTGGACCGGCGTCTCGCCACCATGGAGTACACATGA